AATTTTCTATAAATATTATATACCACCCGGGATATACTTATTATAATCCCTTGGGTACAACCATTTCTAACGCCTTACACTACAAGGAGTAAGAACTGCCTGTAGTTTTCAGACATTTTTCATCCTTTTAAAATTTTCTATAAATATTATTAAAGCGGGGTTACGGCAACACCTCCGGTATCCGCTTACCGTTGCTACCTTCCGGTCCTGGCGGACTTCACGGGCCGCGAGCGCGCCGGCCCCGCCTTATTAAATTTTCTGCGCTATTGCCACTATTGACTGCCCTGCCGGCGGTTTAATTAACCTTTCACACGGCTTTGTAACAGGCAGTATGTACCTGTCAAAAATCTTTGCCTGATTATCAGGTATATGGCTTTTTTTCAATATTCTGCCGCTGAAATACCAGCCGATAATTCCGGCAAAATTAAGGTAAAAAATATCAATAATTTTAAAACCGTTATCTTCAAGCAGTTTTTTCAGTTCTGCTTTATTATATCTTTTATGGTGGCCCAGGGCTTTGTCCATTTCGCCGTAAATTGACTGCATTGCCGGAACCAGAATAACAAATTTACCGTTTTTTACCAGCGCGTTTTTTACATTAACCACGGCTTTTTTTTCATCCTTAATATGTTCCAGCACATTAAGCATTACAGCTGTGTCATATCCGCCTTTTTTAATCTTATTACCCGGCTTTATTATATCAAGCTTTTTTACTTTTACTTTTTTATTGCCTTTATATTTTTTGCAGGCATATTTAAGATAATTTCCGTCAATGTCTGCGGCGCATACCTGCCTGCTGTCTTTTAAAATAAAATCCGTTATATTGCCTATACCGCATCCTATTTCCAGAACCCTGCCGCTTATGCCTTTTTTTATATTTTCATAAATCCAGGAATTGTAATTCTGTAAATTGCTGATTTTATGAAGGGAATCCGTAAGGCTGTGCTTTGAATCCATTTATTCAGTCCACAAACCTGTATTTGACAAGAGCCCATATTGCCTTGAATCCGTCAACGGCCTTTATCTTTTTTCCTTCATCATAACTTCTGCCGAAGAAACTTATAGGCACTTCATAAATTCTTGCTTTCTTTTTAAGCATCTTCGCTGTAATTTCCGGCTCTATTTCAAAACCCTTTGATTTTATCTCTATTGACTGTATAAGTTCTGTCTTAAACATTTTATAACAGGTTTCCATGTCGGTAAGGGTGGTATTATAAAGTATATTGGTGACAAGATTAAGTATTTTATTGGCAATAAGGTTCATAAATAAAAACGCCCTGTGCCTTCCAAGGAACCTGGACCCATACACCACATCCACTTCTTTGTGCCTAAAAGAATCAAGTATCACTTTATAATCTTCGGGATCATATTCAAGGTCGGCGTCCTGAATAATGGTGTAATTTCCCTTGGCAAGGGCAAAACCTGTTTTTAAAGCGGCTCCCTTGCCTTCATTTTTTTCTTTATAAATTATTTCAATCTCAGGATATTTTAAATTTATTTTTTCAAGTATTGAATGGGTGGAATCCGTGGATTTATCGTCAACTATTACAACCTGTTTGGTTACCCCTTCAAGCTGCACGTCCATAACCCTGTCCACAAGTTCTTCAAGAGTGCGCTCTTCGTTATAAACTGGTATAATTACGGAAAGTAATATTTCTTTTAAAGTTTCCCGGCTCATTTTTATTTTCCTTTTTTGGCGTATTTAACGGCGGCCGCCGTAAAAACAACTGTTAATACAATAAATACAGCGTGAATAAAAGTAATGTTATCATGAAAATCGGGAAAAAACCATCCTAAATTCAGGCCGTGTGCCGACATAAAAGAGGCTATTTTATCTTTTGTGGCGCCATACCTTAAAAATGGCATACAAAAAAGGATAAGCGAAAGTATTAAAGAATACGCGCTTATTGCCCTGAATATCTTTTTATCCGTTAATGAAAATTTATAATCAAAATAAGCGGCATAAACCGCAAATACAAAAATAACCGGAATAAGCTGCCTTGCGGGCGTCATGGAACCGCCCCAGTCGCTCCAGAAAAGAAATAAGGACAAATAAGGTATTGCAACCAAAGCCGGAATAAGCATTTTTATATTTTTTTGTACTGCCGAATAAATTAATCCCCACACGGAAAAAATATATACGGGCGCGTAGAAAAGTATCCCGAAATTACGGTCTGC
This Candidatus Goldiibacteriota bacterium DNA region includes the following protein-coding sequences:
- a CDS encoding class I SAM-dependent methyltransferase encodes the protein MDSKHSLTDSLHKISNLQNYNSWIYENIKKGISGRVLEIGCGIGNITDFILKDSRQVCAADIDGNYLKYACKKYKGNKKVKVKKLDIIKPGNKIKKGGYDTAVMLNVLEHIKDEKKAVVNVKNALVKNGKFVILVPAMQSIYGEMDKALGHHKRYNKAELKKLLEDNGFKIIDIFYLNFAGIIGWYFSGRILKKSHIPDNQAKIFDRYILPVTKPCERLIKPPAGQSIVAIAQKI
- a CDS encoding glycosyltransferase family 2 protein, producing MSRETLKEILLSVIIPVYNEERTLEELVDRVMDVQLEGVTKQVVIVDDKSTDSTHSILEKINLKYPEIEIIYKEKNEGKGAALKTGFALAKGNYTIIQDADLEYDPEDYKVILDSFRHKEVDVVYGSRFLGRHRAFLFMNLIANKILNLVTNILYNTTLTDMETCYKMFKTELIQSIEIKSKGFEIEPEITAKMLKKKARIYEVPISFFGRSYDEGKKIKAVDGFKAIWALVKYRFVD